The nucleotide window tctagccagagcaaaaagagataaaagacatacaaattggaaagtaagaagtaaaattatttctattcacATTCACATATTCAATATATgactttatatgtagaaaacactaaagattccacaaaaaaccTGGTCAGTTCAATGAGTTGAGAAGAGAGTCCAGAGTTTGGGGAGGCCAAGGTGGCTAGAATTGTGGTGAGAAGAGAGAGGTGAATGAGAGAAAGAGctccagagatctgcagaggaTTCACCACAATTTTTTGGCTAAGTACTGATGAGGGCATGTGtgaaaagaaactattgaagcctGGGAAAGaaccaccaaaaaggagaagGCATTCTAGTCCTTAGGGCTTATACAGGGCCAGAAGCAGAGTCCCCACCAGCTGGAGTGGAAAGAACTCCTAATACATGGGCATTGAGTAGAGTCCTCAGAAAGGTATTGGCTCAGTAACGGGGCCAAATTAACCCTAGATAAAGACTATTTTGGACCTAACAGCTTAAAAGCAAGCTTCTAAAGCagcgctgtccaatagaactttctgcaacgatgaaaatattctatatcaaTTGTCCAaaacagtagccactagccatgtgCGGCTTGGGGAATTTGAAATGTACATAATAcaaatgaggaactgaattttagattttatttaattttattaacataaattcaaACAGCCACAAGTAGCTAGTGGTTACTATTTTTGACAGGGCAGCTCTAAAGAATCAAACATTCCAAGTAACTTTGCTACATCTCAGAACAAAGcctaaatatgttttttaaaaaacaccaaaacaaaaacctccAGCACCCAATAACGTAAACTCTGCAATGTCTGGCAGCCAACAAAAATTTACCAGGCATGAAAACAAGTAGAAAACTATGACCCATAACCTGGAGAAAAAAAGTCAGTTGATAGAAACAAACCCAGATatgacacagatgatagaattagtacACAAGGACCTTAAcagctatttaaaatatcttccttaTTTCAAGAAGGTAGAGCGAAGCATGAGCATGATGAGGtgagaaatgaaagatatttaaaaaaaaaatcaaacttccagagatgaaaaatattgtggatgagattaacactaccaaaggaaagaatagagaatttgaaaatatatcaatagAGACTAtccaatttaaagaaaatgaacagcACATCAGTTagctgtgggacaatatcaagcagcttaacatatgtgtaattggagtcccagatttttttttttgaggggacCAGGGAggtgtagggaaaaaaaaaaaggcaaaatagagGTTTTCGTAAGTGAAGCTTGTGAAATGATGGAGAAACTAAGGGAACAGAAAACCCAGACCTTAGAACTGCACAGAAGTGTCTGTCACAAAGAAGAGAGCAGAGGTACTTAAAAAAGGGTTAGTTGGGGCAGGATAGAGCATTCACCACTCTTTCCGGttccagagagggaagaaaattttcactttcttgggtTGGGGGAGGAAGTCAATAGTCCTTGGTaagataagaaaggaaaatcttcatGGTCTGGTTTGGCCTAAGATGATGATCTTTTCCCTATATTCTTTCCAAAGAATCTTCAGTAACATCTAGACGGTATACATAAATGCTAaaacttttcctgctttttcccctAAGGGAAGTACTTTCCTATTTCCTATGTTAATAGTCTCCTCCCTCCAAGTCTTCAACTCCAGCTGAGTTTTGAAGTTTGTATacttttccctatttcttttcaATAATGCTAGATAATGAgaacttttatttcaaaataatcttcCTATCTGAAGAGGAAACGAGATTATACATAATTCTCCCTAAAATAACTTTTCAGGATGGCCTTTGAGAGCTCATGCTTGTTTGTAACTTATTTTATCAATTAAGTATAATTATATTTCAGAGGAAATGTACCTCTTGGGATCTCTGACTTCTTTATCTAAAATAACAGGGACATTCAATTTGTTTTTAGTATCTAGCTATTCTTACAAAGCATATGATATCTAAAAGTAAATGCtacaaaatatgagaaaatgtaatggcacaaataatgaaaaaaatcacagcagatattcaaaaaacatatttaaatgtaCTTTTATGAAGAAATTGGTTCTAACATAAAATTTGTTTATGCTTGCCAATAatacattttgggaaaaaatgagTACTCACCTGGCAAAAACAGGACTTAGTCTCTTCAAATGTGAGCTTACATTTGAAATGCACAGGCGATTGCTTTATCAAGATCATCCGAGAACAGCTATAAGAAAAACCTAGTTATCTATTTCATCTGTAGGAAAAGATAGGGAGATAAAGTCACCATTAGAGTTTAGAAGCTCTGGGGTTATTTAAGAAGGGTGGGACAATTAAAAGCTAACaattgttaaaaagactatttctTTTCAAGGTGGGCTCCCAAAAATTGGCAGAATAATgcaattctcattctttttcactaCAAAACTAATTTCTCTACTTTTAGGTAACATAGTTAATTTTAACACAGTTGGATGGCCAAAAATAATATCACATCTGGTTAAAAGTGTGTTCCCAGACTGAAGGTTCCTAATTGAGAGAAGACGAGTTTAAACGGTATTAAACAGGAAAACAACCGATATAACATTAAATATCAAGTGAGGTTGCATACTCTTTCCTTTTTACGTTAATTATCACCAGTTTTTCTGGAAAGGGGACTTGGAGAAGGATTGGCATGTGGACAAAGAATACCGGTCGGGAATCTGCGCTTTCATTGGTCGTTCTGCCACTTCCCTATTCAACCCTGCCTGGATCGTGCAGGGCTGACTGCAGCCGCGGGTCCGCAGGCTCCCCAGACTGCAGGGTGCAGGCTGCCGGCGCTCACTCGAACAGGTCGGCTCTCTCCCCAGAGGCTGCAGCAGCAGGACCCGACCTGCGAAGCTCCCCGCAAACCGACCCCTAGCTGCGGCAGGAGAGCGCACCAACCTCCCAGCGCCTAAAGCAGCTCTGAGGAGTAACGAGTTCACCGAACGTGGGTCCGGAATGGTGCCCGATCCCTTGGAAAAGCGACACACAGCCGCGGCAGCCAAGCAGCAGGTGTTCCAGAGCCGAGGGAAGGCAGCAAGAGGAGATACAGCCCTGCGCATGCGCGTCCCATCCAGGTGTGGCAGCCCCCGGCGGGGAGTACGAAAAAAGTCTTGCAGAAGGGGGCTGGCGGCTGGTTACTAGGAGACGGGACGCTCGAGCCGGGCGACTGGGCGCTCCGTGGGCGTGCGCCTGCGCAGCGTGGATGGATCTGGAAGAGGCCTCTCCAAGGCGCCCTGTAAGGCGGGCGGGTGGTCGTACGAGTCGCTGCGTACGTGAGTGCGCGCGCACAGCTCTCAGTCCCCGCGAGAGGAAGAGTCGAGCCAGGTACGCGTGCGCACGGGGACTGGGGGCGCGCAGGACGGAAGCGGAGCGAaggcgccggggaggtggaggaCGAGCCCCCTCAGGTACTGAGCGTGAGGGCGGGGCCGACGGCGGCGCTAACCGCCTCCGCCTCCTTCCCGCCGGGTCCTGCCTTCCTCCGTCTCCACCGGGGCGGGGCCAGGTGGATTTGAGGgtggaaagaaaggggaaaggggCGGAGGATGATGACGGGGAGGGACCTGGATCCTAGGCGGAGGCCGAGCTCTGGCAGTCGCCGGGATGAGCTCCAGGGAGGACAGCGGGCCGAGGAGTCCAGGGAGGGACCCAGAGCTCCAGGTAGAAGCAGCAGGGATGCGCCTGGTTGGGGTAAAGCAGCTCCTGGGCCAGAACGCCTCAGAGAGGGCGGCTGCAAGAGGGCGAGTGTGGCGGGGCTTGGGAGCGGTGGGTGACCCCCGAGATGGGTATTCGGTGCTTGAGCCGGTGTGAGAGGCAGTAGCCGGCAGAGTTGCTGTCCGGAGAAGCCCTCCAGGAGCAAACTTTGCCCCTGTTGTCGTTTCTTGGGAGCTTAGGGTTGATCCCAGTTCCTATGGTGACCGCTTCGCTTCCTGCCGCAGCTCTCCGCTTGGTTGTTGGGGGGTACTGTTCTGTTTAGAAGCGCTCTCCAGTGGAGCTGAGGAATTTGGAAGTCATAAATTTGGGAGTTCAACCTGGCTCTTCCTGACTCCCAAGCTCTCACTTCTAAGCCTCTTTGTGGACTTTGGGAGGTGAAGGGCTGAGATTACGTAGACATTTGCATGAAAATCTCATATAATTTCAGTAGAAATTACAAACAGGAAAGGCAGGGTAAGATGgcttttgtttgaaaaaatatttgaaacttaaATAGCTATGCGGCAATCATGGACCTGATACTTAAATACAGAtagaaatacatttctttttctttaaataaaatcaaagatcGCGGCTTCAGGAAAAGTTTCGTAGAGGACAGTGTCCCAGAGTTTTCCTACTTCCAGTCCAGGCCATTATATCTCATGATATTCGTTGTTTTAAATTTCCTCTACTGATTTTCAgcgtttcatttttttttttttttacctgtaaGGAAACAAATAGAACAACCATCGGTTTATAACTAGAATGAAATAGGTTAGTTATAAATATGTGTCACGTCATTCAAATCTGCCTCGAGGATAAAACTGATTCTTGTTTGTGTTTTAGTTCATTATTGAACTAAACCCTTCAGTCTTAATTAGTAGGAAATAACTAGGAAGGTACATTAacgaaatatttattttaaacagtaaGCTTTGACATTATTTAATGGCAGCTTCCAGAATATATCTTATTTTGTTTACCTGCTGAAGAAAATCACTGCTTATTGCCCAACATGTAATCAGATGTAGAGATCCTCTgggctctctttctgtctttttcagttGCGTAGATCAGTTTGTCTTAGGATAATTTGCTTTTAGAGTACTCCATATACAGAGGCAGTTAGAGCAGGTGTTACTTTGCATTCCCTTTTGCAGTTACATGCCCTTTCTCTCCAGATGTAGCCACTGTTCTGACTTCTCTGATAGCCACTTTCTTGCTGGTTCACTATCTTTGTATGTAAACGCGCATATTCTAGTCTGGCTTAGTTTTGAACTTTTTATAAATGGAGTTGTACTActtattcttttgcattttgcttcttttattcaatgttatgtttttaagatttatcctTTTGTTGCTTGTAGTTTGTTGTTTAGTGTTGCACATTATACGagtataccacaatttatctacTCAACTGTTGGTGGACATTAAAGTTATTACAGTTTTTGGTAAATAGGAACAACACTCCTGTGAACTTTCTTATACATGTACCCCATGATAATCTTTTGAAGTGAGCTAGTTAGTAAGGTGATTCTGTTTGTCTTAATTATGCTGTTAACAAGTTTATATAGTACTAAACTCTTTTAGTTTAGAAAAGCCTcttgaaaatatctatttaacttCTCATATTTCCAAGAGGTCTTGATAAATGATACCTCTCCTAAGGCCAttggatttttggttttttgtttatcattttattgaggtcatattggcttacaacattgtgtaaatttcaggtgtacatcctttatttgtttctatatagactgcatcatgtttaccaccaacagtccagtttttatccatcaccatgcatatgtgcctctttaccctcTTTGCCCTCCCCtaccctccttctcctctggtaaccgctaatctgttctgcttatctatgtgtttgtttgtttatcttccacatgtgagagAAATCATatagtatctgtctttctctgtctgacttattttgctcagcatacCTTCAAGATCTATCcgtgttgcaaatggcacaattttgtcttttttatggctgagtagtattctattgtgtgtgtgtgtgtgtgtgtctgtgtgtgtgtgtgtatatatatatactgcatcttctttatccattcatccattgatgggcacttgggtggcttccacatcttggctattgtgaataatgctgtgatgaacataggggtgcatatatctttttgaattattgatttcatgttctttggataaatacccaatagtggagTAGCTGGATAATATGgcattcctatttttaattttttgagaaatctccatactgtttttcatagtggctgtaccagtttgcattcccaccagcagtgtatgagggttccctttcctccgcaacctctccaacacttatttcttgttttattaattatagctattctgatgagtgtgaggtgatatctcatcgtggttttgatttgcatttccctaataattattgatgttgaatatctttgcaTGTGTCTGTTAGCCATcagaatgtcttctttggaaaaatatctgttcatatcctctgcttattttttttatcagattgtttattttttttgatgttgagttgtatggattctttatatgttttggaaattaaccacttgtagaatatatgatttgcaaatatcgtctcccagttggtgggttgtcttttggttttgttgatggtttcctttgctgtgcagaagctttttagtctgatgtagtaccatttgtttattttttcttttgtttcccttgctcagGCCATTGTTTTATGCTCCTTTAAAAAGATAAGTTACTTCTTTACAGTCTAGGCTGGATTGAAGAGAAGTGAGGAGCTTGGGTTCAGATGGAATGACTGGagagattatttctttttcataagaAAGGTTATACATTATGGCTTTACTGTTTTGTTTGAAGTGAACCCCcaaatcatttattcacttatttttactATAAATACAAAAACCTCTATCTCAGTTATTCAGAaaattttgtgtaattttctACATTCTTCTGCTAGTGAGGCTATTCCTTCCTGCTGCAGTGTCTGTCAGTCTAAACTTTTGGAgacaattttataaaaagaaaacaaagagaccTTTTGTGGAACCAGATTTCAGAATCTCATATAAAGTACTCCAGTATTTTCAATTATTCTATCAAAATattcagtagatatttgttgagAACGTAGTATATGCCTGATATTTCACTCAACACTAATGATGCTTTTTAGCACATGATCTTACCTCCTAtttcactgaaaaattaaaattttaccaaGCAGGAACTTCTTCACATTTCTACCCCTTCATATCTAAATCTTCACCTGACcttacttttctcttctttgtctcaGAGGACAGTGCATACCCTTTACCTGGATTTCCTCTCATTAGCTCAGTGGCCTTTCTTTATTAGACCTTTCTTTAATTAGTCAATTAGTTATTAGTTAACCCATATCAGGAATCTTCATTGTGTTTATACTGTAGGGCTTCTTAATCTGGAGTACAAGAACTTTAGAGAGTTCTTGAACTCCCTGAAATTGTTTGTGAGGTTttgtatgtatttgtattttcctgaggAGAAGACCCAAGGCTTTTGTTGAATTCTGAAAGAGGTCATTGATGTAAAGAGAATTAAGAAACAAGTGTTTCTTGTAATGACCCTTCAACAACCTTGGTCTTCTTCCAACTTTCACCCTATCTCTCTTCTCACAATCGTGCTTCTTAAAAGAAGtctacattttctgttttctcttctttactactcattcatttattcttcttcctCAAACCCCAGAAACTACTTTGTTCAAATCATCAAAATtcatcattttgaaaatgttttatagaGTACCAACTTTGTGCTGGGCACTTTTCTGGGCATTCTGCATATAACAGTGACTAGACAAGAGTCTAGATCCTCTTGGAGCTTGCAATCTAGTAGGGGGAGACAGACCATAAACAAGTGAAGAAAAAGATCATACAAGTGTGTTAAGAGCAAAAAACCTGATGAGAGATTGACTAGCAGAGAGGCTACTTTAAGTTAAGAGGTCAAGGAAGACTGTCTGACATTTGAGCCAGAGAGCTGAGGgtaagaaggagccagccatgcgAAGGGCTGGGGGAGAGTGTTCCCAACCTGAAAAGCAGGGACAGAGGCCTCGAGTTGGAATGCGATTGACTCagcagaggaacagaaagaaaagcaataaagctGGTGGGTGCACAAAGAAGAAAGTACTATGTCTATTTAGGGAAGTGAAGACAGGGACCGAATCATGTAGGACCTTaaaaagtttggattttattctaattgtagtgggaagccattggagtgTTTTTGAGTAGCATCTCATTATTTTACAGTGGTTATTTTGATTTCAGTTTGGAAATAGGTTGTAGGGAGCAACAGTAGAAGCAGAAAGACCAGTTAGGAAACTGTTGCAATAATCCATGTGGGGAGATGATGGTAACTTGAACCATGGAAGTGGTAATGAAAATGTAGACAAGAGGATggatttgggatatattttggaggtataACCAACAGGGCTTTTTGATGGATTTGATAGGGGTCAGGGAAGGAGGAAACACAGACAACTCCTTGGTTTTTGACATTGGGCACTGCGCAAATGATGGTCCCATTTCACATGGGAAAGACTGGGAAGGAACATGTGGAGGCAGGGATTAACGAGTTTATCATGTTTTAGATATGTTAAAGTTGGAATGGCTGGGGACATCCAATAAACATAATATAACATGTTAAGGGCTCCAGTAGGGGTATGTTCATAGTTTTTTGGGGATGAAAAATATACCCTAAGTCTTTTTGGGGGAAGTAGAAGTCAGAAATACCTTTTTGTAGTCCTTTTCTTGTGACATACATGTGCATTCCTCTGATGTGGCACTAATCGTGCTGTACTGtaatttctgatttatttgttCTGGACTTCCCTAGATTCATTGAGGGTTGAAATTgcaggtttttatttgttttccctctttctaTTCTCAGAATCTAATTTTGGTTCATCCTTATTCTAGCTGTTTATAAActtgtttgataaatgaataaatgtgactATTACAGTCTGATAGTATGAACCAAAACAGTGATACTAGGGtggaagaaatatattttagagaGATTTTAGTGTAAAGGTCAGTAGGATTTGATGTCCAATTAGGTAAGTTGAGTAAGTGGGaggaattattcataatagtaatTGTAAATAATAACAACATACATAGCACTTCTTgttgccaggcactattctaagtgcttcacatatattaactcatttaatcctcataaaaccTTTATGAGGCAGTTCTGTtatcatccctgttttacagatgaggaagccacgGCCAGAGAAGTAACTTGCCGATGATCATGCAGCTAAGAAGTGTCAGAGCTAGCACATAGGTAGTCTGATGCTAAAGAATATGCtcctaaccactatgctatgTTGCTTCCCAGTTGAGAATGATTGTGATTCTAGCTTGGGTTGTTTATGATAACAATTTGCTGCTTGCAAAGTCCCTTTACTTGCATTCTGAGATCTGTACAGGAACATAAGTTTCATTCAAAGTTCCATTTAGAGATTATATGAATGGGGAAGATATTCAGGTGGCCTGAGGCTGGGGAAACTGGCAAGCCAGGCATGGAACTTTCAGATATGctgatttctctccttttttattgcCTTCAAAGCTAGTGCAGGGGAAGTAGCAACCCTGATATGATTGGTCACAATTGTCAGGTGAACTCTTGACCTCTTCCTACTTTTAATTTCTAGACTAGCCTGATAGGTAATTTATAGGATCCTCACTTGACTGTTCAGTttaccaaagagaagaaaaaagttcagTTTTATCTGCTTCATTATCAACCTCTACAAATTTTTATTGACACCTTCctattatacaaagaactctgtGCAGGTTCGTAGGAATACAGAGAGCTCTAGGacattgcttatttttaagattttaataacTGTGTGAGgaagacatccagaaaaaaatgaatagctACATAAATTGTTCTATAACCAATATATACAGCAGTCTCAATGAAGAAGTGATCACTATTCgatggagaagacagagaaaatctcCTAGAGAAGGTGAAATTCAAGCTGAGCCTTAGAAGTGTCTTTAGTTAAAGGGAGAAAAGGTGAAGGGAAGGCTCATGAGCAAAAGATAATATGTTTCTGGGTGTATGTATGAAGAAGGTATACAATAGTTTGTCTTTAATAGAGGGGTTCTCAGGGGTGTCAAGTAAGAGATTAGTTTGGAGAAGTGGAAAGGGACCAAATTGTAAAGAACTATAAATGCTAGGCAGGTTTAGACTTTAGTTAAATAGATCCTTGCTATTCAAGGTGTAGTCTCTGTACTAGCCAAGTAGGGATCACTGAGCAGCTTTTTATAAATGCAGTATTTCAGGCCTACTATGAATAAGActcttcattttaacaagatttccAATTCGTATGTTCACTGAAATTTGAAAAGTACTGCTGTAGTGAGGAATCATTTGATTCTGTTATTCTAAATCAAATGTTCATAACTAGGAACACGTTTTTAAACAGACTATATATAAGAAATGGTAGTTAGGATTTTGGCCTAAGCCATAAAGGCCTAAATGGTGCATAATTAGAAATACTCTGTGAGAGCTAGTGCTGAAATTCCAGGTAAGCCACTAACTGCTGGAATGAAGAACAGAAAAGCAGATTTGTGTCTCGTTtagggaaagggaaaaaggaaaatctgtcGGACTGCCATGTGCTAGATTGCACAGGGTGTAATACAAGGTCGGTGACCGGGGGATCCTAATCCTATAGTTTACTGAGCACTAGATTTTGGAGAACAGCAGCTGTGTTGGCAGGAGAGATTTAGGAGGCTTGTagcaaattctctcttctttaacATAATGGCAGCCTTGATTCAAGGAAAGAACAAATAATTTCCCTAAATTACACAATTTCTAAGATACATTGTCAAGTAAAAGAGCACAGTGCAGTGTGGTATGTATATAGTATGCTTAAGTGGAAAATCTTTAACTTTTGTTATTTTGCACATGTGCAAATATATATGTAGGAAAAATTCCCggaaatggaattatttttacaGAAGATGTGTGCATTTGTAGTGTTGATAGATTTTGCACAATTGTTCTCTGTAAATATTGTACTAATTTATGCTGTCACTGGTGATGTATAAGAATGCTAAGTTATATATCCAACTTTTTGATCTTTGCCAATGTGGTGGTTAAAAAATGGTatctcagtgttgttttaatttgtatcctTCTGAAGTGAGATTGAATATctttaaatctatttaaaaaccatttttgtGAAATATCCATATTTTTGGCCAATATTTCTATTAGcgtattccttttccttttttatttataggaattatttatatattaggGAAGTTAGCTCTTTGTGATATGGGtaacaaaccttttttttttttttttttttttggtgagggagattggccctgagctaatatctgtgacaaacttcctccactttgtatatgagacaccaccacagcatggcctgatgaacagtgtgtagattcacacccaggatctaaacccataaatcccaggccactgaagcagagcacgcaaacttaaccactacaccaccaggccggccctaacAAACCTTGATAAACAAGTAGCTAGTGACTACTATATTGGATAACATGGGCCTAGAAGTAGTCTACTTAATTTCCTGCTGACCCATATTCCTTAGAACTGTAATTATCAAGGGGATAAGTTAGGGTATGTGTTTTTTGAAAAGCATTTGTAatattatagttttgtatttgGAAGACACAGAAAAAGTTTTATagcataaatttttaagaaagtaaACCTTGATGAAATCCTTTTAGCTGGTGGGACAAGgttaaaaacaatggaaaatgtATCTAAGAatgttgttaatttttaaaatttattgatgtGAAAAATCACAAGGTTGTATTAAACTGAATGTCTCTATATTATTCCCTTTCTTTCCACTAGGTTACCACCAAAGAACATGATTTTGGTCTAGGGGCTCCAGTTTCTGAAGCTGAAAAATACCAGAATACTCTCCAGCTAGAACAAGAAGTGAGAAATCAAGATAGATTCATCTCTACACTGAAATTACAGGTTAcattaatttacatatttctcTGAATTAATTTGGGATGGggatattttaaaacaagaagatGCAGAGTAAATAGTAATTCTGTgctcatttaaattttatgggTTTAAAATCACTCCATTTTTATCTAACCATTTTGATGCACATAGATTCCGGGTCAGTGAGTGCAAAGCATGTGCCAAGTGT belongs to Equus asinus isolate D_3611 breed Donkey chromosome 6, EquAss-T2T_v2, whole genome shotgun sequence and includes:
- the C6H2orf15 gene encoding uncharacterized protein C2orf15 homolog isoform X1; amino-acid sequence: MRRAVSPLAAFPRLWNTCCLAAAAVCRFSKGSGTIPDPRSVNSLLLRAALGAGRLVRSPAAARGRFAGSFAGRVLLLQPLGREPTCSSERRQPAPCSLGSLRTRGCSQPCTIQAGLNREVAERPMKAQIPDR